In Kangiella koreensis DSM 16069, a single window of DNA contains:
- a CDS encoding ABC transporter ATP-binding protein: protein MSGKGIRIEGLRKRYGSGDTAVDALKEVNMVVAPGEVVGLIGPSGSGKSTLLKCLGAVIEPSAGTMILGDETIYDGQWKVKDIRALRRDKIGFVFQAPYLIPFLDVTDNVALPPMLGGVANKQARSSALALLEALDVQHRAKAMPSQLSGGEQQRVAIARGLVNRPPVILADEPTAPLDSERALAVIKILNDMAKKFETAIIVVTHDEKIIPTFKRIYHIRDGVTYEEKGEGRAFEL from the coding sequence ATGAGCGGTAAAGGTATTCGCATTGAAGGATTAAGAAAGCGATATGGCTCGGGTGATACCGCGGTTGATGCCTTAAAAGAAGTCAACATGGTGGTCGCGCCTGGTGAAGTAGTTGGGCTAATCGGTCCGTCAGGCTCTGGTAAAAGTACTTTACTGAAATGCTTAGGAGCAGTGATCGAACCATCGGCGGGAACAATGATTCTGGGTGATGAAACGATCTACGATGGACAGTGGAAAGTTAAAGATATTCGCGCTTTGCGCCGAGACAAAATTGGCTTTGTGTTTCAAGCTCCATATCTGATTCCATTTCTGGACGTCACTGATAATGTTGCCCTGCCACCCATGCTGGGAGGAGTGGCAAATAAGCAAGCTCGAAGTAGTGCCTTAGCATTGCTAGAAGCACTTGATGTTCAACATAGAGCGAAGGCCATGCCTTCACAACTATCAGGCGGAGAACAGCAGAGGGTTGCCATCGCCAGAGGGTTGGTCAATCGTCCGCCGGTGATTCTAGCTGACGAGCCAACAGCGCCTCTGGACAGTGAGCGAGCATTGGCAGTAATAAAAATTCTCAATGACATGGCAAAGAAGTTCGAAACTGCCATTATTGTTGTAACCCATGATGAAAAAATCATTCCAACATTTAAACGAATCTATCACATTCGTGATGGAGTGACTTATGAAGAAAAAGGCGAGGGCAGAGCCTTTGAACTATAA
- a CDS encoding TetR/AcrR family transcriptional regulator gives MKTSSKNLRADERREVTVETVVELAGEQNPSEITTAAIAKRMGVTQGALFRHFPNKEAILSSVMEWVSKRLLARIDKAISKQSSPMAALEAMFMAHVDFVCKHPGVPRMLFGELQAANDSAPKRMVQLMIEGYSVKLKALLDEGIQTGDFDAELDTQSASLLFIGTIQGLVMQSLLAGDVKKMRKDAPGVFAIYQRGIRGDK, from the coding sequence GTGAAAACTTCTTCAAAAAATCTGCGAGCTGATGAGCGCCGTGAAGTCACTGTTGAAACAGTGGTTGAATTAGCGGGGGAGCAAAACCCTAGCGAGATTACTACCGCAGCGATTGCAAAGCGTATGGGTGTGACTCAAGGGGCTTTGTTTCGCCATTTCCCGAACAAAGAAGCGATACTTTCATCAGTCATGGAGTGGGTTTCAAAACGCCTGTTGGCGCGTATCGATAAAGCCATCAGCAAGCAATCATCTCCTATGGCGGCGCTTGAGGCTATGTTTATGGCTCATGTTGATTTTGTCTGTAAACATCCGGGCGTACCTCGAATGCTTTTTGGTGAGTTACAGGCTGCTAATGATAGTGCACCTAAGCGCATGGTGCAGCTGATGATTGAAGGTTATAGCGTTAAGTTGAAAGCACTGCTAGATGAGGGAATTCAAACCGGTGACTTTGATGCAGAACTGGATACACAGTCAGCTTCATTGCTATTTATCGGAACAATACAAGGCCTGGTGATGCAGTCATTATTAGCTGGTGACGTGAAAAAAATGCGTAAGGATGCCCCAGGGGTATTCGCCATTTATCAGCGCGGTATACGAGGTGACAAATGA
- a CDS encoding GGDEF domain-containing protein: MEREQIKNEAVRLFAVWYSRLIIVFLAFLPLSLILYIDYETSSKDAFVAHNFHVVAIAFATLFSAFLSYITWRCYVATGEVLLRWLVYGFLGFTIIYAPHGFLTHHGAENLWVFVLFGPASRLVLAFCFLIAMLKYGEMTEPGAIRNKGFIIAIIIFLIIALLVYQAAHLTQFDLNWWRLLTEYLSISLFLGAVLWMLVQNIRGYMPLQYGIAMIWFALSCLSFSIGTVWDHQWWLAHIIFASGFLLLSFGVVQAFLTTGSFKTIYSQTELFQQIIREKKKSERALIELKAVNQKLEELAATDSLTRVANRREFMKRSEEEMSRSSRNSTDLCLMVIDFDHFKEINDQYGHQAGDKVLKDFVKLAKEVMRPSDLLGRIGGEEFALLLPETNIRSAVKVAERLRQHIEEESIVIGSKRIKLTISIGVAEYQPKVDTVKKWLHRADEFLYQAKDKGRNRVVVEAFDADGRE; this comes from the coding sequence TTGGAGCGTGAACAAATAAAAAATGAAGCAGTCAGGTTGTTCGCCGTCTGGTACAGTCGACTCATAATCGTTTTCTTAGCTTTCCTACCCTTATCTTTAATTCTCTACATTGATTATGAAACCTCTTCGAAAGATGCTTTTGTTGCACATAATTTTCATGTGGTAGCCATAGCATTCGCTACCTTATTTAGCGCATTTCTTAGTTATATCACCTGGCGATGTTATGTTGCCACCGGTGAGGTATTGTTACGCTGGTTGGTTTATGGTTTTCTAGGTTTCACCATCATCTATGCTCCTCATGGTTTTTTGACTCATCATGGCGCAGAAAATCTCTGGGTATTCGTTTTGTTTGGCCCCGCTTCAAGGTTGGTCCTTGCTTTTTGTTTCCTGATTGCCATGTTGAAATATGGTGAGATGACTGAACCAGGCGCAATCCGAAACAAGGGGTTCATAATAGCGATTATTATATTTTTGATTATCGCTTTGTTGGTCTATCAAGCGGCACATTTAACTCAATTTGATTTGAACTGGTGGCGTCTGTTAACTGAGTACCTTTCCATTAGTCTATTTTTAGGCGCTGTCCTTTGGATGTTAGTGCAGAATATTCGTGGTTATATGCCATTACAGTATGGAATAGCCATGATTTGGTTTGCGTTGTCATGTTTGTCATTCAGCATTGGAACCGTATGGGATCATCAATGGTGGCTGGCACATATTATATTTGCCTCAGGATTTTTACTCTTGAGCTTTGGGGTTGTACAAGCATTCCTGACAACTGGTTCTTTTAAAACGATATATAGTCAAACAGAACTATTTCAGCAAATCATTCGGGAAAAGAAAAAATCAGAGCGAGCATTGATTGAGTTAAAAGCGGTCAATCAGAAGCTCGAAGAGCTGGCGGCGACTGATTCGCTCACTCGTGTTGCAAACCGTCGTGAATTTATGAAGCGCTCTGAAGAGGAAATGTCGCGTTCTTCACGCAATAGTACTGACTTATGTTTAATGGTTATTGATTTTGACCACTTCAAAGAAATTAATGATCAATATGGCCATCAAGCTGGAGATAAAGTTTTAAAAGATTTTGTGAAGCTTGCGAAAGAGGTCATGCGACCGTCTGATTTGCTCGGGCGTATTGGTGGTGAAGAGTTTGCATTATTATTGCCAGAAACGAATATTCGGTCAGCTGTGAAAGTTGCAGAAAGGTTACGCCAGCATATCGAAGAAGAGAGCATTGTCATTGGCAGTAAGCGCATTAAGCTAACTATCAGTATCGGTGTTGCTGAATATCAACCTAAAGTGGACACAGTGAAAAAATGGCTTCATAGGGCTGACGAATTCTTATATCAGGCTAAAGATAAAGGACGAAACCGAGTTGTGGTTGAAGCCTTTGATGCGGATGGGCGGGAATAG
- a CDS encoding cytochrome c gives MNKRNLATTIKTLLLSVTIGLSSIPLQLNAAETQVDEKSDAEPMALRLIMQDLELNMQRIASAIIREDLAAVAELAPLVADHEQPPMTEKMRILSFMGTEAGTFKSLDGVTHDTAMMLKEVAEKNDGDAVIKTYADLLQSCVACHQKFKQPFVNHFYR, from the coding sequence ATGAATAAACGAAATTTAGCAACGACCATAAAAACATTGCTGCTAAGTGTGACGATTGGCCTAAGCAGTATTCCCTTGCAGTTGAATGCAGCAGAAACACAGGTTGACGAGAAAAGTGATGCGGAGCCAATGGCATTACGCTTAATTATGCAGGATTTAGAACTTAATATGCAGCGCATTGCCAGCGCGATAATTCGCGAAGATTTGGCTGCTGTTGCTGAGCTTGCGCCGTTGGTTGCTGATCACGAACAGCCGCCTATGACCGAAAAAATGCGCATCTTATCTTTTATGGGGACTGAAGCTGGAACTTTCAAAAGTCTGGATGGGGTGACGCACGATACTGCAATGATGTTAAAGGAGGTTGCAGAAAAAAATGATGGTGATGCAGTGATTAAAACCTATGCAGATTTATTGCAGTCTTGCGTCGCCTGTCATCAAAAATTTAAACAGCCTTTTGTGAATCATTTTTATAGGTAG
- a CDS encoding Rrf2 family transcriptional regulator has protein sequence MHITRYTDYSLRVLLFLALEKDRLSTIQEISDSYNISSNHLMKVVHALNKKGYIETVRGKNGGMRLRMDPEDIRIGVLVREMEPDMSLVECFSPDNKCVITPVCGLKAVLGEALKNFLATLDKYTLADMLPQEYKPQLARLLKITEVS, from the coding sequence ATGCATATTACCCGTTATACCGATTATTCACTGCGTGTTCTGCTATTCCTGGCACTGGAAAAAGATCGGCTGTCTACGATTCAGGAAATATCAGACAGCTACAATATCTCTAGTAACCACTTGATGAAGGTAGTACATGCACTGAACAAAAAGGGCTATATCGAAACCGTACGCGGTAAAAATGGCGGTATGCGTTTACGGATGGATCCTGAAGACATTCGTATTGGCGTGCTGGTTAGAGAAATGGAACCCGATATGAGTCTGGTGGAATGTTTCTCGCCGGATAACAAGTGCGTCATTACCCCAGTGTGTGGTCTTAAAGCTGTCCTCGGTGAAGCTCTAAAAAACTTCCTGGCGACATTAGATAAATATACGCTGGCCGATATGCTGCCGCAGGAATACAAGCCTCAACTGGCCAGGTTGTTGAAGATTACCGAAGTTTCCTAG
- a CDS encoding efflux transporter outer membrane subunit, giving the protein MSIRFPFALLLLSTVASCAVTPDFKEPEPPSVSQYTGSDDAVVIGSNKKLATGQTLQWVDATDQQWWQQFQSDSLNLLVEKVLTQNPSLLAASAQLRSAEELYQARVGTTRYPKVSADVSAQRQRFNPGVFGQQATPQEFSIYNAGVDVSYQLDLSGGNSRALEGLASRVDYQRYELEGTQLALVATVLNTAFNQAKLRSQLEVTEQLVAKQEQQLDIVKQQLELGQVSKHEVLMLQSEVELTRANIPVFRNQIQKTEHLLATMAGETPDSENIPDFNMQDFGLPESLPLIIPSELVRQRPDIQAAESLIQAANAEYGVAIANMYPSINLNGQIGSQALSAGSLFSSESAVWSLIGQLTQPLFDPGLPAEKRAALAEFEAATSNYQYVVLEALREVADTLRQLENDAQKLNALSDSNQSSEEAMQITARRHELGAASYIELLLAQQQYLSTRMQLIDAQSQQLINSVSLYLAMGAKPSLSQPDVQ; this is encoded by the coding sequence ATGAGTATACGCTTTCCATTTGCTTTACTGCTACTATCAACGGTGGCTTCCTGTGCTGTAACTCCAGACTTTAAAGAGCCTGAGCCACCATCGGTATCTCAATACACAGGTAGTGATGATGCAGTTGTGATTGGTAGCAATAAAAAACTGGCCACCGGTCAAACTTTGCAGTGGGTTGACGCCACTGACCAGCAGTGGTGGCAGCAATTTCAATCAGATTCGCTAAATCTTTTAGTCGAAAAAGTATTAACTCAAAACCCAAGTTTATTAGCTGCCAGCGCACAATTACGCAGTGCCGAAGAGTTGTATCAGGCACGAGTGGGCACTACCCGTTATCCTAAAGTCAGTGCGGATGTCAGCGCACAAAGACAAAGGTTTAACCCCGGAGTTTTTGGGCAGCAGGCTACGCCGCAGGAATTTAGTATTTACAATGCTGGCGTGGATGTAAGCTACCAACTGGATTTGTCGGGTGGCAACAGTCGTGCCCTGGAAGGCCTGGCTTCTCGAGTGGATTATCAGCGTTATGAGTTGGAAGGAACGCAGCTAGCCTTGGTGGCAACGGTGCTCAATACCGCATTCAATCAGGCTAAGTTAAGAAGTCAGCTGGAAGTTACTGAGCAGCTGGTGGCAAAGCAAGAGCAGCAACTTGATATCGTTAAGCAACAACTTGAGCTAGGGCAGGTTTCAAAACATGAGGTGTTGATGCTGCAGTCTGAAGTTGAACTCACACGTGCCAATATTCCCGTTTTTCGAAATCAAATTCAAAAGACGGAGCATCTGTTGGCCACCATGGCTGGTGAAACCCCTGACTCAGAAAATATTCCTGACTTTAACATGCAGGACTTTGGATTACCTGAAAGTCTGCCATTGATTATTCCGTCAGAACTGGTTCGGCAAAGGCCTGATATTCAGGCTGCTGAATCACTTATACAGGCCGCTAATGCGGAGTATGGGGTAGCCATTGCCAATATGTACCCAAGTATTAATTTGAATGGACAAATAGGTTCGCAGGCTTTATCCGCTGGCTCCCTGTTCAGCAGTGAATCTGCTGTCTGGTCTTTAATAGGACAATTAACCCAGCCATTGTTTGATCCAGGTTTGCCGGCCGAAAAGCGGGCGGCTCTTGCTGAATTTGAGGCGGCTACCAGCAACTATCAATATGTCGTCCTGGAGGCGTTGCGAGAAGTTGCAGACACATTACGTCAGCTTGAGAATGACGCGCAAAAGTTAAATGCGTTAAGCGATTCTAACCAAAGTTCAGAAGAAGCCATGCAGATTACAGCAAGGCGCCATGAGCTGGGTGCTGCTAGTTATATTGAACTGCTGTTAGCGCAACAACAATACTTATCGACCAGAATGCAGTTGATTGATGCTCAATCACAACAACTAATCAACAGTGTTTCTCTCTATTTGGCAATGGGTGCCAAGCCCAGCCTGTCGCAGCCTGACGTTCAGTGA
- a CDS encoding calcium/sodium antiporter, producing MLVAILAVISGLALLVWSADKFVDGAASTARYFGMPSLLIGMVIVGFGTSAPEMVVSALAATQGNPGIALGNALGSNITNIALILGLTAVISPIAVQSKILRKELPLLMGVTLLAIGLLWNLDISKWDAIILLAGFAAFMGWSIWQGMQKKPDSLATEVEQEVSQHTMPLKTAILWLVLGLILLVASSRLLVWGAVEIAQAFGVSDIIIGLTIIAVGTSLPELASSIIAIRKNEHDLALGNVIGSNLFNTLAVIGIAGAIHPLTIESEVLWRDAMFMGVLTLSLFIVSYGFKGQGRINRVEGSILLLSYIAYTAYLIRSVFL from the coding sequence ATGCTTGTTGCGATTCTAGCCGTAATTTCAGGATTAGCTTTGTTAGTCTGGAGTGCCGACAAGTTTGTTGATGGCGCAGCCTCAACCGCTCGTTATTTCGGCATGCCGTCCTTATTAATTGGCATGGTTATTGTCGGCTTCGGAACCTCAGCACCTGAAATGGTGGTTTCTGCGCTAGCCGCCACCCAAGGAAACCCAGGGATCGCCTTAGGTAACGCACTTGGCTCAAACATTACTAATATAGCGCTAATCTTAGGTTTAACGGCAGTCATTAGCCCTATTGCCGTGCAATCTAAAATTCTGCGTAAAGAGCTTCCGCTTTTAATGGGAGTGACCTTACTGGCCATAGGCTTATTGTGGAATCTGGATATTTCAAAATGGGATGCCATTATTTTGTTAGCAGGATTTGCCGCCTTTATGGGCTGGTCCATTTGGCAGGGCATGCAAAAAAAACCGGACTCCCTTGCTACCGAAGTCGAACAGGAAGTCAGCCAACATACAATGCCTCTAAAAACAGCGATACTATGGCTGGTGCTAGGTTTAATTCTGCTAGTTGCCAGTTCCCGACTACTGGTTTGGGGTGCAGTTGAAATTGCTCAAGCCTTTGGTGTCAGCGACATTATTATTGGCTTAACCATCATTGCAGTAGGCACATCACTACCTGAACTCGCCTCGTCCATTATTGCCATCCGCAAAAATGAACACGACCTGGCACTGGGTAATGTTATTGGCTCAAACCTGTTTAACACCCTTGCTGTTATCGGTATTGCAGGTGCTATTCATCCACTGACCATCGAATCAGAAGTGCTATGGCGCGATGCCATGTTTATGGGAGTATTGACTCTTTCGTTATTTATCGTTAGTTATGGCTTCAAAGGACAGGGACGAATTAACCGAGTGGAAGGTTCGATACTCCTGTTGTCGTACATCGCTTATACCGCCTATCTGATCCGCTCAGTATTTTTATAA
- a CDS encoding YbaN family protein → MAIRDDRVAGMKVTISTCDSEVSNYSNQRWAYRALAYRTLAIVTTGLGMIGVVLPLLPTTPFLIVAVWAAGKSSPRMQHWLLNHRQFGPVLKSWHERGAIPVFAKYLAGLMLTLSWTVLWLLSMKTGVLIFLAVFFSALMTYIISRPNA, encoded by the coding sequence ATGGCAATACGAGATGACAGGGTAGCAGGCATGAAAGTCACCATTTCTACTTGTGATTCAGAAGTGAGCAATTATTCGAACCAACGATGGGCCTATCGTGCTTTGGCTTATCGGACTTTAGCGATAGTGACAACGGGTTTAGGAATGATTGGTGTGGTGTTGCCTTTGTTGCCAACAACTCCTTTTTTAATCGTAGCGGTTTGGGCAGCAGGTAAAAGCTCGCCTCGAATGCAGCATTGGTTGCTCAATCACCGTCAATTTGGACCAGTCCTGAAAAGTTGGCACGAGCGTGGCGCTATTCCAGTGTTTGCGAAATACCTTGCTGGGCTTATGTTGACTTTAAGTTGGACTGTTTTGTGGCTGCTCAGTATGAAAACTGGCGTATTAATCTTTTTAGCAGTGTTTTTCTCGGCGCTAATGACCTATATAATCAGCCGACCTAATGCTTAA
- a CDS encoding ABC transporter permease, which produces MISLAGRDILHSWGKFVFTGFGLGLLIGVTLIMAGVYRGMVDDAKVLLDNSGADLWVVQKNTLGPYAESSSIYDDEWRGIQGMPGVERTANVTYLTMQVRHGDRDVRSMISGIAAGQPGQPGWPPYLIDGRQITRGHYEAVADVATGFKVGDTLQIRRNQYKVVGLTRRMVSSNGDPMVFIPLKDAQEAQFLKDNDAILEQRRRNAQNPEFSQPGAPGLLDALNSSQTNNPYVNSVLVQVKKGYSSQEVAQSIEQWKRLTVYTRQDMEEILIGKMIATSAKQIGMFLAILAVVSAAIVAFIIYTLTLGKIREIAVLKLIGTRNRTIAGMILQQAIALGIIGFVVGKISATFGAPAFPKYVLLEPMDSAAGFVAVIIICILSSIIAIRAALKVDPAEAVGG; this is translated from the coding sequence ATGATCAGTCTGGCTGGTCGCGACATATTGCACTCCTGGGGCAAGTTCGTGTTCACGGGTTTTGGGCTAGGATTATTGATTGGCGTTACTTTAATCATGGCTGGTGTCTATCGCGGTATGGTTGATGACGCCAAAGTATTGTTGGATAACAGTGGTGCTGATCTCTGGGTGGTACAGAAAAATACTCTTGGTCCCTATGCGGAATCTTCAAGCATTTATGATGATGAATGGCGCGGCATTCAAGGTATGCCCGGAGTCGAACGCACTGCCAATGTTACTTACTTAACCATGCAGGTCAGGCATGGTGATCGGGATGTGCGTAGCATGATTTCTGGTATTGCTGCAGGGCAACCTGGTCAGCCAGGGTGGCCGCCATATTTAATTGATGGTCGACAAATTACCCGAGGTCATTATGAGGCTGTGGCTGATGTAGCAACGGGTTTCAAAGTGGGCGATACCTTACAGATTCGTCGTAATCAATATAAGGTTGTAGGCTTGACTCGCAGGATGGTGTCATCAAATGGTGACCCGATGGTCTTTATTCCCCTTAAAGATGCACAGGAAGCCCAGTTCTTAAAGGACAATGATGCCATCCTCGAGCAACGCCGCCGTAACGCACAAAACCCTGAATTTTCTCAACCGGGTGCACCAGGATTGCTGGATGCACTTAATAGTTCGCAAACCAATAATCCATACGTTAATTCTGTACTGGTACAGGTTAAAAAAGGCTATTCATCACAAGAGGTTGCGCAGTCTATTGAGCAATGGAAACGTTTAACCGTTTACACTCGACAGGACATGGAGGAAATCTTGATTGGAAAAATGATCGCAACCTCAGCTAAACAGATCGGTATGTTCCTTGCAATCCTGGCGGTAGTCAGTGCCGCTATTGTAGCCTTCATTATTTACACGCTGACGCTGGGAAAGATTCGAGAAATTGCAGTATTAAAATTGATCGGTACAAGAAATAGAACTATTGCTGGAATGATCTTACAGCAGGCAATTGCGCTGGGAATTATTGGTTTTGTGGTAGGAAAAATTTCGGCGACTTTTGGTGCTCCGGCTTTTCCAAAATATGTGTTGTTGGAACCGATGGATTCGGCAGCTGGATTTGTGGCTGTAATCATTATCTGTATTTTATCCAGTATTATTGCGATTCGGGCTGCATTGAAAGTTGATCCTGCTGAAGCGGTGGGAGGCTGA
- a CDS encoding NnrS family protein: MNKVSAQNLFFPAACIHAAITAVLTVLAYQFSSEWLVAFVGLGHAHEMLFGFALALIAGYTLGQIEAHWLWILFGLWLFARIGYWLDPAGAIGQWSSPLFALALAWKIVPRFFAAKKWRNRMISPLLLAICSVPLAWLLLREMGWPIAPRQLSQSMILLLVMLMAFIGGRIIAPAVAGEMQKRGITQQARVQPRLEALILLLLPASAISALIPGASQVAGVLSIIVAIVIAIRLVRWKIWRCGDRADLIGLGIGYSWLAIGTFALGFAIFFDLATYVLLHFITVGALGTLSASVMMKSNLHQFKHLPQPKIMIVNILGLLCLATLFRVLAGAMFDSSPGLTGPNLLWLSALSWSAAYFALAVFLMTTQKTSKQPFMKHRSLTKQTSLEKASAVKATKITHASSVVTQSKRGQCHDSI, from the coding sequence GTGAACAAAGTTAGCGCACAGAATCTATTCTTTCCCGCGGCCTGCATACATGCAGCGATTACCGCGGTTTTAACGGTGCTTGCCTATCAGTTTAGCTCGGAATGGTTGGTGGCTTTTGTTGGATTAGGCCATGCCCATGAGATGTTGTTTGGTTTTGCCTTGGCATTAATTGCTGGTTATACGCTAGGACAAATCGAAGCACACTGGTTGTGGATTTTATTTGGTTTATGGCTTTTTGCCCGCATTGGCTACTGGCTCGATCCAGCAGGAGCTATCGGTCAATGGTCGAGCCCTCTATTTGCATTGGCGCTGGCCTGGAAAATCGTGCCACGCTTTTTCGCAGCAAAAAAATGGCGAAACCGCATGATTAGCCCTTTGTTGTTGGCTATTTGTAGTGTGCCTTTAGCATGGTTGTTGCTACGCGAAATGGGTTGGCCAATCGCACCAAGGCAACTATCACAATCTATGATTCTATTATTGGTCATGTTAATGGCTTTCATCGGAGGGCGGATAATTGCTCCAGCGGTTGCCGGTGAAATGCAGAAACGTGGCATCACTCAACAAGCTCGTGTGCAACCACGTCTTGAAGCTTTAATACTTCTGCTACTGCCTGCAAGTGCCATATCTGCCCTGATCCCAGGTGCTTCGCAGGTAGCAGGAGTATTATCTATTATCGTTGCAATCGTTATTGCAATCCGCCTTGTTCGCTGGAAAATCTGGCGTTGCGGCGACCGTGCCGACCTGATCGGTCTTGGCATTGGTTACAGCTGGTTAGCGATTGGAACTTTTGCATTGGGTTTTGCCATCTTCTTTGATCTGGCGACCTATGTGTTATTGCACTTCATCACTGTTGGCGCTCTTGGCACCCTTTCAGCCTCAGTCATGATGAAATCAAACTTGCATCAATTTAAACACCTTCCTCAACCCAAAATCATGATCGTCAATATTTTGGGGCTTCTGTGTTTAGCAACCCTATTTAGAGTTTTGGCCGGAGCCATGTTTGACTCCTCTCCTGGTCTGACAGGACCTAACTTGTTGTGGCTCTCGGCCCTTTCTTGGTCAGCGGCATATTTTGCGCTGGCGGTATTCCTAATGACTACACAAAAAACGTCTAAGCAACCGTTTATGAAACACCGGTCTTTAACAAAACAAACATCACTGGAAAAAGCATCTGCGGTTAAAGCTACAAAAATCACTCATGCCTCTTCAGTGGTTACTCAAAGCAAACGAGGTCAATGCCATGACAGCATTTGA
- a CDS encoding efflux RND transporter periplasmic adaptor subunit has translation MKQKLIKGLSLKKLFEHKRTMALLAIMLPLALLFFYVILRSGPLSPILVTETKVTQASLSPALFGIGTVEARYRYKVGPTVPGRVKTLHVDIGEQVKKGQLLGVMDPVDLEERMQAQQSALMQAKAKLGEAQTRYQFAQDQFKRYQKLLAASSISEEQFDVKQQELRITESALAAAKQELLRQEAEQKAMLAQQHNLELISPVDGIIVNRNAEQGTTVVAGQSVLEIINHSDIWINVRFDQIHATGLNAGLKAHIKLRSKSNQELPGEIYRVEPIADAVTEEFLAKVTFDHLPDPLPSIGELAEVTIELESLAASSVIPNAALKRIDGVLGVWKIVDGDLEYAPVSIGATDLDGLVEIKSGLSVGDSVVLHSEKALSPNSRIKLVESLVGEEK, from the coding sequence ATGAAGCAGAAATTGATTAAAGGCTTGTCGCTTAAAAAGCTATTTGAGCACAAACGCACAATGGCATTGTTAGCGATCATGCTGCCGTTAGCACTGCTATTTTTCTATGTGATTCTTCGTTCCGGTCCTTTGTCACCTATTTTGGTCACCGAGACCAAAGTGACTCAGGCCAGCCTATCGCCAGCCTTATTCGGCATTGGAACCGTTGAAGCGCGTTATCGTTATAAAGTGGGCCCGACAGTGCCTGGTAGAGTTAAAACGTTACACGTGGATATTGGTGAGCAGGTAAAAAAAGGGCAGTTATTAGGTGTGATGGACCCGGTTGATCTTGAGGAGCGTATGCAAGCCCAACAATCCGCATTGATGCAAGCCAAAGCGAAGCTGGGTGAGGCGCAAACGCGTTATCAGTTTGCACAGGATCAATTTAAAAGATACCAAAAATTATTAGCTGCAAGTTCAATTAGTGAAGAGCAGTTTGATGTTAAGCAACAGGAGTTACGTATTACCGAATCGGCATTAGCAGCTGCAAAACAGGAGCTGTTGCGACAAGAGGCAGAGCAAAAAGCAATGCTGGCTCAGCAGCACAACCTGGAGCTGATAAGTCCGGTAGATGGAATTATTGTAAACCGTAATGCAGAACAAGGAACAACGGTGGTGGCTGGGCAGTCAGTTTTAGAAATCATTAATCATTCGGATATCTGGATTAATGTCCGCTTTGATCAGATTCACGCAACTGGACTAAATGCAGGCCTAAAAGCTCATATCAAGTTACGCTCTAAATCCAACCAGGAATTGCCAGGAGAAATTTATCGTGTCGAACCAATTGCAGACGCTGTGACCGAGGAATTTCTGGCTAAAGTGACTTTTGACCATTTGCCAGATCCACTCCCGTCAATAGGAGAGCTGGCAGAAGTGACCATTGAATTGGAAAGTTTAGCTGCAAGCTCGGTTATTCCCAACGCTGCTCTGAAACGTATTGATGGTGTACTAGGTGTCTGGAAAATTGTTGATGGTGATCTTGAGTATGCTCCTGTTTCTATTGGCGCCACAGATTTAGACGGTCTGGTTGAGATTAAAAGCGGACTGTCGGTGGGTGACTCAGTGGTGCTGCATAGTGAAAAAGCACTATCGCCTAATAGCCGGATTAAATTGGTCGAAAGCCTCGTAGGTGAAGAGAAATGA